From a region of the Equus przewalskii isolate Varuska chromosome 2, EquPr2, whole genome shotgun sequence genome:
- the LOC103542391 gene encoding olfactory receptor 2A7-like, which translates to MKPGRNHSSVTEFILLGFSRNPRTNWILFFLFLFLYLFTVLGNGLIVTLIRVDARLHAPMYFFLSILSLLDLSYATTTVPQMLVHLVRKNKTISYVGCVVQMYVFLTLGITETWIFAAMAYDRYVAICYPLHYRVKMSQTLCVLLVDSSALCGLTCALVYTVFAMNLPYCGPNEINHFFCEIPAVLKLACADTSLNDQVDFILGFILLLIPLSLILASYVCIFVAILKIRSTQGRIKAFSTCASHIIVVTMFCIPCMVMYMRPGSEASPEDDKKLALFYNIISAFLNPIIYSLRNKDVKKAFLKLIRMNEDTQ; encoded by the exons ATGAAGCCAGGGAG AAATCATAGCTCTGTAACTGAGTTTATCCTCCTTGGCTTCTCCAGAAATCCCAGGACCAACTggatccttttcttcctcttcctcttcctttactTATTTACAGTTCTGGGCAATGGGCTCATTGTTACCCTGATCAGAGTGGATGCACGCCTTCACgcccccatgtacttcttcctcagcatcctctctctcctggacctCAGCTATGCCACCACGACAGTGCCCCAGATGTTGGTCCATCTAGTAAGAAAGAATAAGACCatctcctatgttgggtgtgtgGTCCAGATGTATGTTTTCCTGACCTTGGGCATCACTGAAACCTGGATTTTTGCAGCCATGGCCTATGACAGATATGTTGCCATATGCTACCCACTCCACTATAGGGTCAAGATGAGCCAAACCCTGTGTGTACTCCTGGTAGACAGCTCTGCCCTTTGTGGTCTTACCTGTGCCCTCGTCTACACAGTCTTTGCAATGAATCTGCCCTACTGTGGCCCCAATGAAATCAACCACTTCTTTTGTGAAATCCCTGCTGTCTTGAAGTTGGCCTGTGCAGATACATCCCTTAATGACCAAGTGGACTTTATCTTGGGTTTCATCTTACTCCTGATCCCATTATCCCTCATCCTGGCCTCATATGTTTGTATCTTCGTGGCTATTCTAAAGATTCGCTCCACCCAGGGGCGAAtcaaggccttctccacctgtgcctcACATATCATTGTGGTCACCATGTTCTGTATTCCATGCATGGTCATGTATATGAGGCCTGGCTCTGAAGCCTCCCCAGAGGATGACAAGAAGTTGGCCCTGTTCTACAACATCATTTCTGCCTTTCTCAACCCCATCATCTACAGCCTCCGGAATAAAGATGTGAAGAAGGCTTTCCTCAAGTTAATCAGAATGAATGAGGACACTCAATAG
- the LOC103542389 gene encoding olfactory receptor 2A7-like, whose translation MQEPNKSSVTEFILLGFSFSPRTTPLFFSVFLMTYLLIILGNSLITILICLDSRLHTPMYFFIGILSVLDLGYTTTTVPQMLVHLASENKTISFASCVAQMYIFLVLGITESWLFAVMSIDRYMAICHPLRYKVIMSPRLCGIMVIFCGLWGVISALVYTLFAMCLPYCGPNKINHFFCEVPAVLKLACADTSVNDQADFILGFSVILVPLALILVIYVNIFIAILGIRSAQGRLKAFSTCASHISVVTMFCVPAMVMYMKPGAEVSPEEDKKLALLYNIISAFLNPIIYSLRNKDVKRAFLKVTGWGRAPE comes from the coding sequence ATGCAAGAGCCTAACAAGTCCTCTGTGACAGAATTCATCCTTCTGGGCTTCTCCTTCAGCCCTAGGACCACTCCTCTGTTCTTCTCAGTCTTCCTGATGACCTACTTGTTGATTATTCTGGGTAACAGTTTGATCACCATCCTCATCTGCCTGGACTCACGtctccacacacccatgtacttctttATTGGCATTCTTTCCGTGTTGGATCTGGGTTACACCACTACAACTGTGCCCCAGATGTTGGTACATCTGGCCAGTGAGAACAAGACCATCTCTtttgccagctgtgtggcccAAATGTACATTTTCTTGGTGCTAGGCATCACCGAGTCCTGGCTCTTTGCCGTCATGTCTATAGACAGGTACATGGCCATCTGCCACCCACTCAGGTACAAGGTCATCATGAGCCCACGGTTATGTGGGATAATGGTCATTTTCTGTGGTCTCTGGGGTGTCATCTCTGCTCTTGTCTACACTCTCTTTGCCATGTGCCTGCCCTACTGTGGCCCTAACAAGATCAaccacttcttctgtgaagtCCCTGCAGTCTTAAAGCTGGCTTGTGCAGACACCTCAGTCAATGACCAGGCAGACTTCATTCTTGGCTTTAGTGTCATCCTAGTTCCACTCGCCCTCATCCTTGTCATTTATGTCAACATCTTCATTGCTATCTTGGGGATCCGTTCAGCCCAGGGACGACtcaaggccttctccacctgtgcctcccacATCAGTGTGGTCACCATGTTCTGTGTGCCAGCCATGGTCATGTACATGAAGCCTGGCGCTGAGGTCTCCCCAGAGGAGGACAAGAAGTTGGCCTTGCTCTACAACATCATCTCTGCTTTCCTCAACCCCATCATCTACAGCCTCCGGAACAAGGATGTGAAGAGGGCTTTCCTCAAGGTAACAGGTTGGGGCAGGGCCCCAGAATGA